The Ranitomeya imitator isolate aRanImi1 chromosome 6, aRanImi1.pri, whole genome shotgun sequence genome window below encodes:
- the RBIS gene encoding ribosomal biogenesis factor, translating into MAKSKGKGQKQKNVFHIANTKSVKAKNKAKPVMSNLKKINAATSDKISKVNQAFTKLHKNVAQIKKMAAAESKKCQISRPAPAAPVDLETATDLFSNL; encoded by the exons ATGGCCAAAAGCAAAGGAAAAGGGCAGAAGCAAAAGAATGTATTTCACATTGCCAACACGAAGAGTGTGAAAGCCAAAAATAAAGCAAAGCCTGTAATGTCCAACCTGAAGAAG ATCAATGCTGCAACAAGTGACAAAATCAGCAAAGTAAACCAGGCTTTTACCAAGCTGCACAAAAATGTGGCCCAGATAAAGAAGATGGCTGCAGCAGAATCAAAGAAATGTCAG ATTTCCCGACCCGCTCCAGCAGCCCCCGTTGACCTAGAGACCGCCACAGACCTGTTTTCCAATCTGTGA